The Clostridium sp. AWRP genome has a window encoding:
- the rlmD gene encoding 23S rRNA (uracil(1939)-C(5))-methyltransferase RlmD — translation MKKGSEYEFFIEELQFPAIGIAKKDDMDILIKNTVPGQKVKARITKKTKHYLEAKVTEILENVNYAVDPFCPHFNLCGGCTSQFIPYGKQLELKEKQVLDLFEKSSICDFEFLGIEKSPEKTEYRNKMEFSFGDEQRGGQLTLGMHIKGRSFGVVNVDNCSLVDADFTLILDKVVTYFREKNLPYYKIKSHEGYLRNLVLRKGRNTGEILINIVTTSQIQFDLDGFNKLLQDLNYKGTLVGILHTVNDNLSDMVKADKVEILYGRDYIMEEILGLKFKISPESFFQTNSRGTEKLYSIIKDFLGDASSKTVFDLYCGTGTIGQVLASSVNKVVGVELIEKAVASANENAGLNNIKNCSFIAGDVKDILNTLADKPDIIILDPPRPGVHPKALKYVIDFNAPVIIYVSCNPKTLVQDLNVLIDAGYNVDKVKLMDMFPHTPHVETVVKLIKYTQEVKYK, via the coding sequence TTGAAAAAAGGCAGCGAATATGAATTTTTCATAGAAGAACTACAATTTCCAGCTATAGGAATAGCAAAAAAAGATGATATGGACATACTTATAAAAAATACTGTTCCAGGTCAAAAGGTAAAAGCTAGAATTACAAAGAAAACAAAACACTATTTAGAAGCGAAAGTTACAGAAATACTTGAAAATGTAAATTATGCAGTAGATCCGTTTTGTCCTCATTTTAATTTATGCGGTGGATGTACCTCTCAGTTTATACCTTACGGCAAACAATTAGAACTAAAAGAAAAACAAGTTTTAGATTTATTTGAAAAGTCATCTATTTGTGACTTTGAATTTCTAGGCATAGAAAAAAGTCCTGAAAAAACTGAATATAGAAATAAGATGGAATTTTCCTTTGGTGATGAGCAAAGGGGAGGACAACTCACCCTTGGAATGCATATAAAAGGAAGATCTTTTGGCGTTGTAAATGTAGATAATTGCAGCCTGGTAGATGCAGATTTTACACTTATTTTAGATAAAGTTGTGACTTATTTCAGAGAAAAAAATTTGCCCTATTACAAAATAAAAAGCCACGAGGGATATCTAAGAAATTTAGTATTGAGAAAAGGTAGAAATACTGGAGAAATACTTATAAACATTGTGACAACTTCTCAAATACAATTTGATTTAGATGGTTTTAATAAATTATTGCAAGATCTCAACTATAAAGGCACTTTAGTTGGGATACTTCATACTGTAAACGACAATCTATCAGACATGGTAAAAGCAGATAAAGTAGAAATACTCTATGGTAGGGATTATATTATGGAAGAAATTTTAGGATTGAAATTTAAAATATCTCCTGAATCTTTCTTTCAGACTAATTCAAGGGGTACGGAAAAACTATATTCCATAATTAAAGATTTTCTTGGAGATGCTTCCTCAAAAACAGTTTTTGACTTGTACTGCGGTACGGGAACTATAGGTCAAGTTTTAGCTTCCAGTGTAAATAAAGTAGTGGGAGTAGAGCTTATAGAAAAGGCTGTTGCTTCTGCCAATGAAAATGCCGGGTTAAATAATATAAAAAACTGTAGTTTCATAGCCGGAGATGTAAAGGATATTTTAAATACTTTAGCGGATAAACCAGACATAATAATACTTGATCCACCAAGACCGGGAGTTCATCCTAAAGCATTAAAATATGTAATTGATTTTAATGCACCTGTAATAATTTACGTATCCTGTAATCCTAAAACTCTAGTTCAAGATTTAAATGTATTAATTGATGCAGGTTACAATGTAGATAAAGTAAAACTTATGGATATGTTTCCTCACACACCTCATGTTGAAACCGTGGTTAAGCTAATTAAGTACACCCAAGAGGTAAAATATAAATAA
- a CDS encoding LTA synthase family protein has product MDKIKSFFTNFIDVIFFVTVVMFKILVYGKHMSSFKSSFMPALASVFVLVSIAFIFKTRGRARFLYICNCIISIFIVSDLIYYKYFKDIISVSVLISGFQLNAVKSSVANLLDFKDFLYLFDIVFIIPFINRYLVGHNRRLSTKVRVSVFLVFILVGIFIDFKSFYALSKEQPRLLTTMYNKVYIAKKLGTVNYHCLDIYNCVSANINRLTPMSKDKVQAIEYFIDKSKSSHENLNGIGQGKNLIMIQVEALQGFVINSSVNGKEITPNLNRWIGRSEYFDNFYYQVAAGGTSDAEFMTNNSLYPASAGAAYLLYSGNEYNAMPKNFKNEGYYTAALHGFRESFWNRNIMYKKLGFDTFYGEKSYKQNESIGLGLSDRSFLNQSVDKLKNMKSPYYAFLITLTSHFPYDDVNKYGDFDVGDYKGSLIGNYMQAIHYTDEQLGMFLDELDKNGTLKNSIVVLYGDHYAIPKDKQDQLFNFLRMSSKSDLEWEKLQKVPMLIHFPDESVKGVNHVYGGQMDIYPTVCNLFKLKEEEMLGKDLFNPESERVIFRNGSFIDKDCYYSSQDDIYYDVNTGNKISKSDKLEKEEDYILNQLSYSDYILRHNLIKKLNLDKNK; this is encoded by the coding sequence ATGGATAAAATTAAATCTTTTTTTACAAATTTTATAGATGTAATTTTTTTTGTAACTGTAGTAATGTTTAAAATATTAGTATATGGAAAACATATGAGTTCATTTAAAAGCTCGTTTATGCCAGCTTTAGCCTCAGTATTTGTATTGGTATCTATTGCCTTCATTTTTAAAACTAGAGGTCGTGCTAGATTTTTGTATATATGTAATTGTATTATAAGTATATTCATAGTTAGTGATTTGATCTATTATAAGTATTTTAAAGATATTATATCTGTATCTGTTCTGATAAGCGGATTTCAATTAAATGCGGTAAAATCTAGTGTTGCTAACCTACTGGACTTTAAAGATTTTTTATATCTTTTTGATATTGTATTTATAATTCCCTTTATAAATAGGTATTTGGTAGGTCATAATAGGAGGCTTTCTACAAAAGTTAGAGTATCAGTGTTTTTAGTATTTATTTTAGTAGGTATTTTTATTGATTTCAAAAGCTTTTACGCTTTATCAAAAGAACAACCAAGACTTCTTACAACTATGTATAATAAAGTGTATATAGCAAAAAAATTGGGTACAGTAAATTATCACTGCCTGGATATTTATAATTGTGTTTCTGCCAATATAAATAGGTTAACTCCTATGTCTAAGGACAAAGTTCAGGCTATAGAATATTTTATAGATAAAAGCAAGTCCAGTCATGAAAATTTAAACGGAATTGGACAAGGCAAAAACTTGATAATGATACAGGTAGAAGCACTACAAGGATTTGTTATAAATTCTTCTGTAAATGGAAAGGAGATAACTCCCAATTTAAATAGATGGATAGGACGTTCGGAGTATTTTGATAATTTTTACTATCAGGTGGCAGCTGGAGGAACTTCTGATGCAGAATTTATGACAAACAATTCACTTTATCCTGCATCAGCAGGTGCAGCATATTTGCTTTACTCTGGTAATGAATACAATGCAATGCCTAAAAATTTTAAGAATGAAGGTTATTATACTGCGGCTTTACACGGATTTAGGGAAAGTTTTTGGAATAGAAACATAATGTATAAAAAGCTTGGCTTTGATACTTTTTATGGTGAAAAAAGTTATAAACAAAATGAGTCTATAGGACTTGGCTTAAGCGATAGGTCTTTTCTTAACCAATCTGTAGACAAGCTAAAAAATATGAAAAGTCCATATTATGCTTTCCTAATAACTCTAACAAGTCATTTTCCTTATGATGATGTAAATAAATATGGGGATTTTGATGTAGGAGATTATAAAGGAAGTCTTATTGGGAATTATATGCAGGCAATACATTATACGGATGAACAGCTTGGAATGTTTTTAGATGAACTAGACAAAAATGGTACTTTAAAAAATTCAATAGTTGTACTATATGGAGATCATTATGCAATACCTAAAGATAAACAAGATCAGCTTTTTAACTTTTTAAGGATGAGTTCCAAATCTGATTTAGAGTGGGAGAAGCTTCAAAAGGTTCCTATGCTTATTCATTTTCCTGATGAATCTGTGAAAGGAGTAAACCATGTTTATGGAGGTCAGATGGACATATATCCTACGGTATGTAATTTATTTAAACTTAAGGAAGAAGAAATGCTTGGTAAAGATCTCTTTAATCCTGAAAGCGAAAGAGTTATATTTAGGAATGGTTCTTTTATAGATAAAGATTGTTATTATTCTTCACAAGATGATATTTATTATGATGTAAATACGGGAAATAAAATTTCTAAAAGTGATAAACTTGAAAAAGAAGAAGATTACATATTGAATCAGCTGAGTTATTCAGATTATATTTTGAGACATAATTTAATTAAAAAACTAAATTTGGACAAGAACAAATAA
- a CDS encoding TatD family hydrolase — MFVDAHNHMDFYKDNLNNAIKSINRSNIKTLGCSMDLESYIFTKKLSKDNKNITPCFGIHPWEAHKNYKDLDKFDDYVKECKIIGEIGLDYYWVLEKEKYPYMNLVFEYFLGKAKEYDKITNIHTKGAEKEVLDYIKKYDLRTPIIHWYSGDLNILKKFLEYGCYFTISVDIGYSKLTDEIVKILPLGKILTETDGPTSLEWVNKKYGYPSEVINIVRKISLIKNLQFEEVREKIYDNFNKLKL; from the coding sequence ATGTTTGTAGATGCGCATAATCATATGGATTTTTATAAAGATAATTTAAATAATGCAATTAAGAGTATAAATCGCAGCAATATTAAAACCCTAGGATGTTCTATGGATTTGGAAAGTTATATATTTACAAAAAAATTAAGTAAAGATAATAAAAATATAACTCCATGTTTTGGAATACATCCATGGGAGGCACATAAAAACTACAAGGATTTAGATAAGTTCGATGATTATGTAAAGGAATGTAAAATTATTGGAGAAATAGGACTTGACTACTATTGGGTTTTGGAGAAAGAAAAATATCCTTATATGAATCTAGTATTTGAATACTTTTTAGGTAAAGCTAAGGAATATGACAAAATAACAAACATTCATACTAAAGGAGCAGAAAAGGAGGTATTGGATTATATAAAGAAATATGATTTAAGAACACCTATAATTCATTGGTATAGTGGAGATTTGAATATATTAAAAAAGTTTTTGGAGTATGGGTGCTATTTTACAATAAGTGTTGATATAGGATATTCTAAACTTACAGATGAGATAGTAAAAATTCTTCCTCTAGGTAAAATCTTAACAGAAACTGATGGACCTACTTCACTTGAATGGGTAAATAAAAAATATGGATATCCATCTGAAGTTATAAATATTGTAAGAAAAATTTCTTTAATAAAGAATCTCCAGTTTGAAGAAGTTAGAGAAAAAATTTATGACAATTTTAATAAATTAAAATTATAG
- a CDS encoding ABC transporter permease has protein sequence MEKTKNIQSKIYPIVTIAIVVLIWQLTINFAHVPQYIIPSPLDILKTLVSDFQNIMENTETTLYESFIGFFISIIFSFILAVIMDSFEIVRKSIYPILLISQTIPTIAIAPLFIIWFGFGVLPKIIVVVMVCFFPIVVSLVDGFEKVDRDYINLFSTMKASKLQTFYHLKLPYAMVNFFSGLKIAATYMIMSAIIGEWLGGDNGIGVYMVRAKNAYQLDKVFASILVIVIVSIIIIYIIDFIGKKIIHWK, from the coding sequence ATGGAAAAAACAAAAAACATTCAAAGTAAAATATATCCTATAGTTACAATAGCAATAGTTGTACTTATATGGCAGTTAACAATAAACTTTGCCCATGTTCCTCAGTATATTATTCCTTCTCCGCTGGATATTTTAAAAACTCTTGTATCAGATTTCCAAAATATAATGGAAAATACAGAAACTACATTGTACGAATCTTTTATAGGTTTTTTTATATCTATAATATTTTCCTTTATATTGGCTGTAATAATGGATAGTTTTGAGATTGTGAGAAAGTCAATATATCCTATTTTACTAATATCTCAAACTATTCCAACTATAGCAATTGCACCTTTGTTTATAATATGGTTTGGATTTGGAGTACTTCCGAAAATAATAGTAGTGGTAATGGTATGTTTTTTCCCGATAGTTGTAAGCCTTGTGGATGGCTTTGAGAAAGTGGACAGGGATTATATAAATTTATTTAGCACTATGAAAGCTTCAAAATTACAGACATTTTATCACTTAAAGCTTCCCTATGCTATGGTGAATTTTTTTTCAGGCTTAAAAATAGCAGCAACTTATATGATAATGTCTGCAATTATAGGTGAATGGCTTGGAGGAGATAATGGTATTGGTGTATACATGGTAAGGGCAAAAAATGCATATCAATTGGACAAGGTTTTTGCTTCAATTTTAGTCATTGTTATTGTAAGCATTATAATAATTTACATTATAGATTTTATAGGTAAAAAAATAATACATTGGAAATAG
- a CDS encoding ABC transporter substrate-binding protein translates to MKKNKIVFLSVTIFIISLLFGGCGTGEKKQEAASLDKTTVILDWTPNTDHTGLYVALDKGYYKEEGLDVKIVQPSQGNVTNLVAAGKGDFGVSYQEDVTYAVTNKNPLPIKSIAAIIQHNTSGFASPKSKNIKSVKDFEGKVYGGWGSPSEEAVIKAVMEKNGADFSKLKIVNMGTDDFFASTKKNVDFAWIYQGWTGVEAKLKGVDLNFIPVKDLDSALDYYTPILITSNKNISQNPDKVRKFLKATAKGYEYAIKNPDESAKILVKYAPEIDKKIAAESQKYMAKQYIADAPRWGVMKSDVWSRYAKFLQSKGLIKKELKTSDAFTNEFLPK, encoded by the coding sequence ATGAAAAAAAATAAAATTGTATTCTTGTCGGTAACTATATTTATTATAAGTTTGTTATTTGGGGGATGTGGAACGGGTGAAAAGAAACAGGAAGCTGCTTCTTTAGATAAAACTACGGTAATACTTGACTGGACTCCAAACACAGATCATACAGGATTATATGTAGCATTAGATAAAGGATATTATAAGGAGGAAGGACTGGATGTGAAGATAGTTCAACCTTCACAAGGTAATGTGACAAATCTTGTAGCTGCAGGCAAAGGAGATTTTGGTGTAAGCTATCAGGAAGATGTAACCTATGCGGTTACAAACAAAAATCCACTTCCTATAAAATCCATTGCGGCAATAATACAGCACAACACTTCAGGGTTTGCATCACCTAAAAGCAAAAATATAAAAAGTGTAAAAGATTTTGAAGGAAAAGTTTATGGAGGATGGGGTTCTCCTTCAGAAGAAGCTGTAATCAAAGCTGTTATGGAGAAAAATGGAGCAGATTTCAGTAAACTTAAAATTGTGAATATGGGAACTGATGATTTCTTTGCATCTACGAAAAAAAACGTTGATTTTGCCTGGATCTACCAGGGATGGACTGGAGTTGAAGCAAAATTAAAAGGTGTGGACTTAAATTTTATACCTGTCAAAGATTTAGATTCTGCACTTGATTACTACACTCCTATTTTAATAACTAGTAATAAAAATATTAGTCAAAATCCAGATAAAGTTCGAAAGTTTTTAAAAGCTACAGCAAAGGGATATGAATATGCTATAAAAAATCCTGATGAAAGTGCAAAAATACTTGTCAAATATGCACCAGAAATAGATAAGAAAATAGCTGCAGAAAGTCAGAAATATATGGCAAAGCAGTACATAGCAGACGCACCTAGATGGGGTGTAATGAAATCTGATGTATGGAGTAGATATGCTAAATTTTTACAAAGTAAAGGGTTAATTAAAAAGGAGCTAAAAACAAGCGATGCTTTCACAAATGAATTTTTGCCAAAATAA
- a CDS encoding ABC transporter ATP-binding protein yields the protein MNFCQNKHDDSIIKVKNVSISFEENLILKDISLNLKKGEFVSILGPSGCGKSTLFNIITGIIKEYRGEVSVKGDIGYMQQKDLLLPWKTVMENVVLPLDIRGSNKKESRERAVKYIEIVGLKGYEKKYPYELSGGMRQRASFLRTFLSSEEIMLLDEPFGALDSITRGKMQRWVLDMKQELKRSILFVTHDIEEAILLSDRIYVLSSKPGVIKKEINVDFESENKKNRIFSKKLLEMKADILKLL from the coding sequence ATGAATTTTTGCCAAAATAAACATGATGATTCCATCATAAAAGTTAAAAATGTGAGTATAAGTTTTGAGGAAAATCTTATACTAAAAGATATATCTCTTAACTTAAAAAAGGGAGAATTTGTTTCTATCTTAGGTCCAAGTGGATGCGGAAAAAGTACTTTGTTTAATATAATAACTGGTATTATTAAAGAATACAGAGGAGAGGTTTCAGTAAAGGGAGACATAGGATATATGCAGCAGAAAGATTTACTTTTGCCCTGGAAAACTGTAATGGAAAATGTAGTGCTTCCACTTGATATAAGAGGTAGTAATAAAAAAGAATCGAGGGAAAGGGCAGTTAAGTATATTGAAATAGTTGGACTTAAAGGCTATGAAAAGAAATATCCCTATGAACTTTCAGGAGGTATGAGACAGAGGGCAAGTTTTTTGAGGACTTTTCTGTCTTCTGAGGAAATAATGCTACTTGATGAACCCTTTGGTGCGCTGGATTCTATAACTAGAGGTAAAATGCAAAGATGGGTTCTTGATATGAAGCAAGAATTGAAAAGAAGTATACTCTTTGTAACTCATGATATAGAAGAAGCAATTTTGCTCTCTGATAGGATATATGTACTATCCTCTAAACCTGGAGTGATTAAAAAAGAAATTAACGTAGATTTTGAAAGTGAGAACAAGAAAAACAGAATATTTTCTAAAAAACTTTTAGAAATGAAAGCAGATATTTTAAAGCTGCTTTAA
- a CDS encoding DUF3471 domain-containing protein — MGGSYELPNTKRVVKVDSKTLDKYVGSYTIPGGLNISITSNGSHLYYEQGGSKAKYELFPESQNKFFLRVSNVEIKFNVNTKYQTTGLELYQLGEDVHIDKSK; from the coding sequence ATGGGTGGAAGTTATGAGCTTCCAAATACAAAACGAGTAGTAAAAGTGGACAGTAAAACTTTAGATAAATATGTCGGAAGCTATACTATTCCAGGAGGTCTAAATATATCTATAACAAGTAATGGAAGTCATCTTTATTATGAACAGGGTGGCAGTAAAGCAAAATACGAACTCTTTCCAGAATCACAGAATAAATTTTTTCTAAGAGTATCCAATGTGGAAATTAAATTTAATGTAAACACTAAATATCAAACTACAGGATTAGAATTATATCAATTAGGTGAAGATGTCCACATAGATAAATCTAAATAG
- a CDS encoding PLP-dependent aminotransferase family protein, with translation MKYNFIYTYIKEQIFKGYIKPGKKLPSIRNICKKFECSKITAAKAYDLLIKDHIIYAVPKSGYYLIENSLNMNNSFDNKSIDFSTSAPDERILPYKEFQDCLNQALNLYKKNLISPSSTQGVENLICTIQKQLQNYQIFTDKPYIFITAGSQQAINILTMMDFPNGKKNVLIEEPTYYGVIESLKLNNVNIIGINRTSKGIDFYELENIFKHKDIKFFYIIPRFHNPTGFSYSNSEKKQILKLCQKYNVYIVEDDYLADLDIEKKSDPIYALDSYSKVIYVKTYSKVLLPGLRISAIVLPKEILKTFGKYKKWNDLSTSVLSQGALEIYIKSGMFDIHAKKLREVYSKRMACLNKCVKTCYNSNIIWHVPPSGFFASFEVVNSTHIDYIINGLKSKNILLTDPNIFYLNTNISKKLVRLSVSRSNTIEIEKGINKICTMIK, from the coding sequence ATGAAGTATAACTTTATTTACACATATATAAAAGAACAAATATTTAAAGGATATATTAAACCGGGTAAAAAATTACCTTCTATAAGGAACATATGTAAAAAATTTGAGTGCAGCAAAATAACTGCTGCCAAAGCATATGACTTATTGATAAAAGATCACATAATATACGCTGTACCTAAAAGTGGATACTACCTTATTGAAAACAGTCTAAATATGAATAATAGTTTTGATAATAAAAGTATAGATTTTTCAACATCCGCTCCAGATGAACGTATTTTGCCTTATAAAGAATTTCAGGATTGTTTAAATCAAGCATTAAATTTATATAAAAAAAATCTTATCTCTCCCTCTAGTACACAGGGAGTTGAAAACTTGATTTGTACCATACAAAAGCAGCTTCAAAATTATCAAATTTTTACTGACAAGCCATATATATTTATAACAGCAGGCTCTCAACAAGCTATAAATATACTCACTATGATGGATTTTCCAAATGGTAAAAAAAATGTGCTTATTGAGGAACCAACCTATTACGGAGTTATAGAATCTTTAAAACTTAATAATGTAAATATTATAGGTATAAATAGGACTTCAAAAGGAATAGACTTTTATGAACTTGAAAATATATTTAAGCACAAAGATATAAAATTTTTTTATATTATTCCACGTTTTCACAATCCTACAGGATTTTCATATTCAAATAGTGAAAAAAAACAAATATTAAAACTTTGCCAAAAATATAATGTATATATAGTTGAAGATGACTATTTAGCTGACTTGGATATTGAAAAAAAGTCTGATCCAATATATGCTTTAGATTCTTACTCAAAAGTTATATATGTAAAAACCTATTCTAAAGTATTATTGCCTGGATTGAGAATTTCTGCAATTGTACTTCCAAAAGAGATACTAAAAACTTTTGGCAAATATAAAAAATGGAATGATTTAAGCACATCCGTACTTTCACAGGGAGCCTTAGAAATTTATATAAAAAGTGGTATGTTTGACATACATGCAAAAAAACTTAGGGAGGTATATTCTAAAAGAATGGCCTGTCTTAATAAATGTGTAAAAACTTGTTACAACTCTAATATAATTTGGCACGTTCCCCCTTCAGGTTTTTTTGCCAGTTTTGAGGTGGTTAACAGTACACATATAGACTATATAATTAATGGGTTAAAGTCAAAAAACATTCTTCTGACCGATCCAAATATATTTTATTTAAATACCAATATATCAAAGAAATTAGTAAGACTAAGTGTTAGTAGAAGTAATACCATTGAAATTGAAAAAGGTATAAACAAAATTTGCACTATGATTAAGTAG
- a CDS encoding MFS transporter codes for MKHLICKNKEQVSLKYDILIVILGIGGFISAADNWFVSPILPAIASEFNTSIPKTGIILTLYMIPYGIMQPVYGYFSDCYSKVRILKLIICGFALGTCGCAFASSLFVLSIWRTVTGFFAAGIIAVSLALIGDTVPVSKRSKYVGKFMGIVFLGQGFSAGLGGTLARYISWRVLFIFFVAAAICTVFLLFTIPKDNIISVNKKFFTEVKRVTLTPSGKIIFPMALISGFLFLGLYSYLGAYFHYALKLNYMECGIIVMFYGFACLGAGSIMGKLNVKIGYKNVIILGEIFALMMTLFLINFHCWEMGLVATISLGIGYIFVQSTLATMAFDVASDSKGLPSGLIGFGLFCGGGLGSVFSGIVIAKIGYQLLWVIFSVFISIFIFATYKQINNE; via the coding sequence ATGAAGCATTTAATTTGTAAAAATAAAGAACAAGTAAGTTTAAAATATGATATATTAATTGTAATTTTAGGAATTGGAGGATTTATTTCTGCTGCTGATAATTGGTTTGTATCGCCGATACTTCCGGCAATAGCTTCAGAATTTAATACATCAATTCCTAAGACTGGTATTATATTGACATTATACATGATACCCTATGGAATAATGCAGCCTGTTTATGGATATTTCAGTGATTGTTACAGTAAAGTTAGAATACTTAAGTTGATTATATGTGGATTTGCTTTAGGAACCTGTGGATGTGCATTTGCTAGTTCTTTATTTGTACTGAGCATATGGAGGACAGTAACAGGATTTTTTGCTGCAGGTATTATAGCTGTATCTCTAGCTTTGATTGGGGATACCGTTCCAGTTTCAAAGCGATCAAAATATGTTGGAAAATTTATGGGGATTGTTTTTCTGGGACAAGGTTTTAGTGCTGGCTTAGGTGGAACATTAGCTAGATATATCAGCTGGCGTGTATTATTTATTTTTTTTGTGGCAGCTGCAATATGCACGGTATTTCTTTTGTTTACCATACCTAAAGATAATATTATTTCTGTAAATAAGAAGTTTTTTACTGAAGTTAAACGTGTTACTTTAACACCAAGTGGGAAAATAATTTTTCCTATGGCACTTATATCCGGGTTTCTATTTTTGGGTTTGTATAGTTATTTAGGTGCCTATTTTCATTATGCCTTAAAGTTAAATTATATGGAATGTGGAATAATTGTAATGTTTTATGGATTTGCTTGTCTTGGTGCAGGCTCTATCATGGGAAAGTTAAATGTAAAAATAGGATATAAAAATGTGATCATATTAGGTGAAATATTTGCACTAATGATGACTTTATTTTTAATAAATTTTCACTGCTGGGAAATGGGTTTGGTTGCCACTATCAGTTTGGGCATTGGATATATTTTCGTTCAATCTACCTTGGCTACTATGGCTTTTGATGTGGCATCTGATTCTAAAGGGTTACCTTCAGGATTAATTGGATTCGGTCTATTTTGTGGTGGTGGATTGGGCAGTGTTTTTAGTGGCATTGTCATTGCTAAAATAGGCTATCAGTTATTATGGGTGATATTTTCTGTTTTTATTTCAATCTTTATTTTTGCAACATATAAACAAATTAATAATGAATAA
- a CDS encoding Na+/H+ antiporter NhaC family protein — protein MCNKNISERRRYMVLIFAFIAILSSIIFKISLFYAFTISIIFSTCVFIKSGFSVTELLVMVKNSLLDCRQLLTLILLIGALIPVWFSSGVIPTIMYYGFKYMQHMNILFMIFILTSAVAVFIGSAFATISTIGIASLGLAKAFGIPDYIILGVIVSGAFLADKMSPISGLVNLTLTTVKTSYKNMLSSMVKILFPAYLIAGSVYFYIGQRYSVGSNSSNISRYTTSIKKSFVISPLFLLIPAVIFIVSFLGVKIVNSLSLGLVASVILSMTVQNTSIWSVVMEITTGYVGNTKYEYLNKVLTGGGITSMVEVLLIMGGAISLNSIFQGTGLIKPIVDKVISTIKSKEELVIKTCAISGMSTIACDQTVGIILPGQLLRHKYEELGVENKILARTISDTGTVIAPLVPWNVNSLLILAVTGISTIKYAPYALLCYMLPIVTIFAACICKVKKVE, from the coding sequence ATGTGTAATAAGAACATCTCGGAAAGACGTAGGTACATGGTTCTAATTTTTGCATTTATAGCCATACTAAGTTCTATAATTTTTAAGATATCATTATTTTACGCATTTACTATAAGTATAATTTTTTCAACCTGCGTTTTTATAAAAAGTGGCTTTAGTGTTACTGAGCTATTAGTTATGGTAAAGAATAGTCTTCTTGACTGCAGACAATTACTTACTTTAATTTTATTGATAGGAGCTTTAATCCCTGTATGGTTTTCATCTGGAGTTATACCTACAATAATGTACTATGGTTTTAAATATATGCAGCACATGAATATTCTATTTATGATTTTTATACTTACGTCTGCTGTAGCAGTATTTATAGGGTCTGCTTTTGCAACTATAAGTACCATTGGAATTGCAAGCTTAGGGTTGGCAAAGGCTTTTGGAATTCCAGATTATATTATTTTAGGAGTAATTGTTTCAGGTGCATTTTTAGCAGATAAAATGTCTCCGATTTCAGGACTTGTAAATCTTACCTTAACCACTGTTAAAACATCCTATAAAAATATGCTTTCATCTATGGTTAAGATATTATTTCCTGCATATTTAATAGCTGGCTCTGTATATTTTTACATTGGACAAAGGTATAGTGTGGGTTCTAACTCTTCAAATATAAGTAGGTATACTACTTCAATTAAGAAAAGTTTTGTAATTTCACCACTTTTTTTATTAATACCTGCAGTAATTTTTATAGTGTCTTTTTTAGGTGTAAAAATAGTTAATTCGCTTTCACTTGGATTAGTTGCTAGTGTGATTTTATCTATGACAGTACAAAATACTAGCATTTGGAGTGTTGTCATGGAAATAACTACGGGTTATGTAGGAAATACAAAATATGAGTATTTGAATAAGGTATTAACCGGTGGGGGAATAACTTCTATGGTTGAGGTTTTACTTATAATGGGAGGAGCTATTTCGTTAAATAGTATTTTTCAAGGAACAGGCCTTATAAAACCTATAGTGGATAAAGTAATTTCAACTATAAAATCAAAGGAAGAATTGGTTATAAAGACTTGTGCTATAAGTGGAATGTCCACAATAGCTTGTGACCAAACTGTTGGCATAATATTACCTGGACAACTTTTGAGACACAAGTATGAGGAATTAGGTGTGGAAAATAAGATATTAGCTAGAACAATATCTGATACTGGAACTGTTATTGCTCCATTAGTTCCATGGAATGTAAATTCTTTATTAATTTTAGCAGTTACAGGTATTTCTACAATTAAGTATGCACCCTATGCATTGCTGTGCTATATGCTACCCATAGTAACCATATTTGCAGCTTGTATTTGCAAAGTCAAAAAAGTAGAATAA